aacagcttTACAGAGCACAGCTGAACACAACCGCAAAGAtccaaccctgaacagttgggacaaAAATTGACACATCTACAGTGGTGTTTCAAAACCTTAACTAACCATGAGGTTCTTGCAACAAACTTTatagaaattaatttgaaataacaaaGGATGAGAAACAAAAGCTATTACTTGGCCCTTGGAATTGCACTAATGGTATAATTACTAAAGCATTTCTAAATTAATCATTGTGCTTACTGTAGATAAATAATCACATTACACCTATGTTTCACAAGAATTCATTATAGTGATTGGCTTACAACGATCTTGCATTTAtattaaaccagatgctccgcagggcgtagctttatacgaccgcagaagttgaaccctgaacggttggggcaagtatggacataacattcaagctggattcagttttaaatttggattgtgattaaatagttgacacagcataggtttctgacacagaatgaatgtgttctaatgaaattaaattttttgttttctcttagagtaattcactatgctgttgaatattattcctctcaaaaaaatgtttgaagaaattttctttttatttatgaaatttcaaatgagaaaattgaacccatttttttttattcacatccccctttcccgtattccaaaactaatctcaattaaaatttctaatggagtttgcaacaattactactcatttaaatacatcataaaatattaagatgtaaaaaaaactgcttgttatcactgaatggtaaagaatattctaatttatcagttggtagtaaaaagtgaatatacattgtatattgtatatataacaaagatttaagttgattctggacaaagaaagataactccaaataaaaaaaatcttacaattagatatttcttgcttactattctggacaaagaaagataactctaattaaaaacaaaattgctatttcacaatattttgcaataagatatttcttgccattgcgcaatactgtgcaattgaaaagacttgctattgcacaaaacttaatataataattttagatcctgatttggaccaacttgaaaactgggcccataatcaaaaatctaagtacatgtttggattcagcatatcaaagaatcccaagatttcaatttttgttaaaatcaaactaagtttaattttggaccctttggaccttaatgtagaccaatttgaaaacgggaccaaaaattaaaaatctacatacacagtcagattcggcatatcaaagaacaccaattattcaattttgatgaaatcaaacaaagtttaattttggaccttttgggccccttattcttaaactgttgggaccaaaactcccaaaatcattaccaaccttccttttatggtcataaaccttgtgtttaaatttcagagatttctatttacttatactaaagttatggtgcgaaaaccaagaaaatgtttatttgggtccctttttggtcccttattcctaaactgttgggacctaaactcccaaaatcaataccaaccttccttttgtggtcataaacattgtgtttaaatttcattattttctatttacttaaactaaagttattgtgtaaaaaccaagaataatgcttatttgggcccttttttggcccctaattcctacacttttgaaaccaaaactcccaaaatcaatcccaacctttcttttgtggtcataaaccttgtgtcaaaatttcatagatttctattaacttaaactaaagttatagtgcgaaaaccaagaaaatgcttatttgggccctttttggcccctaattcctaaaatgttgggaccaaaactgccaaaatcaataccaaccttccttttgtggtcataaaccttgtgataaaatttcatagatttctatttacttttactaaagttagagtgcgaaaactaaaagtattcggacgacgacgacgacgacgacgacgacgacgacgacgacgacgacgacgacgacgccaacgtgatagcaatatacgacgaaaattttttcaaaatttgcggtcgtataaaaattaaccttcatatcagaatgaaatgtaatatttagATCACAAAAAGTGCAAaggtttttaaagattttttttatttttttttaaatggtcttTTTAGCataaacatgtaattatatgaaatgaatgcttctttttataCTTTCATCAGGGTGTTAAAGTGTGTCATACAAAATGTGCTTCAGTCAACAATTCTACACccttataaaataacaaaaagtagcacaaaaaaaaaaccacttaagTTTTGTAATagttaaaaaatgaattcttcTATTAATTTATCTTTAATTATCAGTTTTTACAGTagaagaaagtgcaaaattctTAGAAAAAGCTGAaccattttaacagaatttgaAACACAATTGGTATCTAATTACGAAATACATATGTCACTGAAATGCCCCTAAAAAAAACTCTGTTGCAAATACAATAAATGTCTTTCTTTAATTATGAGTTAGAAGATTTTGAAAGAAATACGATCTATGACTACTTCAATCCTTTCCACAAAATTATGTTACAAGATAATGAGAAAAAAAGTAACTACAACATCTGTTTTGTcaagtttataatttattgagAGAGCTCTCAAAtatcatttattgtttaaaatcatgTCAAAAACctataatttacataaatactgtcatttttcaatttctCATTCATTAACTCACTTATTTTCCTGAATTAAATTAAGCATATTTATAACCAAAGATTAGATTTTTTCATCATATAATAACCACACATAAtacagaaatgaacaaaaagccAACTAATGGTAAGATATTTGTGTTTGGTCAATCAACAAATAGAAaagttattgaaaaataaatctgaGAGCTGGTCAGTGATTTTGAGATTTCCAGATCAGTGTAGTATCATTATATCATTAACAGTGCTATAAACAGGGTGTAATGGAGCCTCACAGTCAAAACTTAATGACGATACTTAAACAATTGAAATCATTGATGAACATGATGCATTAAGAAATTGGATAGGATACCACTGGGTGTTATCGTTTCTACATGCGTAAAACTTATTAATTAGTGACGTATAATGATTGACAGACTCATATATAAAGGAGAAAATCAAAGTTGTTTGTAAATTCTTAAAATCATATTATACAGAGAGGAAAAGTACATTGTTCCAAACCATTTGTGAGATAtgtataaaactttgaaaaataatcGAATATTACTTCAAGTTAGAAATATAGAATTTGGAAAATATGTAAGATGCTAATACTTTTAAACTGGTAAGAACATTTTGCATTTCAagtttaattaacatttttatcatgAGTGAAACAACTATGTTTATGGgaaatataacagaaaacatCACCATAACAACATCCATCATTCCTGAGATGGGAGGAGACCCACCAAGAAGACCAACATTGCCAGAAATTCTTATGGCATATTCAGAATATGTCTGGGCAGTCAATCTTGGAATTTATGTCTTTCCCATAATTATAGGACTAGGGACCATAGGTAATGTTTTAAGTTTTCTAATTATGATCAGAAGAACCATGATTATAACTCCAACATGCTTTTACATGGCAATATTAGCCCTCTCCGACACGACCATTCTGTATGTAGACTGTCTTAGGAAGTGGGTTTTCCTTATGTATGGCGAAGACGCCTGGAACATCAATACAGCAGCTTGTCGGGCTTTCTATTATCTAAGTTATTCTTCATTTCACTATTCAGTATGGATTATTGTTGCAATGACTACAGAAAGATTTTTTGCAATTCGGTACCCATTAAAATTTTTGACCATTGGAAGcatgagaaaaacaaaagtggCATGTCTGATAATTCTCATTTGTGTTTTGCTGCTCAATTGTCAGTTTACTTGGTCAGTGAAAATAACAGAGACAGGACAGTGTGTGCcggaagaaaattattcaaacttTCACAAAGAAGTGATGCCGTGGAttgatgccgtattttattcatttctaccatttgtcattttaattacatttaatgtgTCAATTATTTGTTCCTTTAGAAAGGCCCACAGAAGACAGAAAACTCTCCACGGGAACCCTACTTCACATAAATCTGCATCTCAGAATCGCTCATCTATAAACCACCGAATGACAGCCATGTTGTTGTCAGTCACTTTTACTTTCATTATAATGACTGCTCCAAAATCAATTCTACTGTGTATAAGGAATGAAGTTTTCATGTTTCTTAAGTATAACACATTTGACTTGCAAGAGATTGCATTATACACGCTAATAACTCGTATTGCTGACTTGTGCATCTATACAAATCATGCAATCAATTTCTTCCTTTATTGTGTAAGTGGACAGagatttagaaaagaattgAAACTGCTGTTTTTATGTCACAAATCCCGAAGTGCAAGTCTGTCACTATATTCATCAAAATGTCCGCCATCATCTCATTACCAAACAATGCAGACGGTCAGCAGGGGATCATATGAGAATGACAATGGACTAGAATCCTTTCACGTAATGCAAACCATTAGCAGTAATTTAGgatcaaataataatgaaaattgccaggatgttaataaacaaaatgaatgtgaAAACAGCCTGTGAGTAAATCACATGGTATAATCATTATAATCATTGTAATTTAATCAGTCTGACTTTATTTCTTTCAGTTTTGTCCAAACATGTATCTGGTGATAAAAGCACATCATTAAAGAATATTTCGTTCTTTAAATGTAGCCAATAAAAAGTTTCGtagttattaattttaaaaaaacatagctAGCTTAAAGGTGCACTagctacaaaatatataaaaaatctacagtatgatttgtttttgttcaatcaataatgaaagtgaaataataatttgcttttagcaggcaaaatggttcaattttgtcaaattaaactAAATAACATAATCATTGgtaatgaattattcacttgcaagtgaataattcgacctcattaaatctgtatttctttcttcaatttttttttatactaacaCCAAATGATCTTTTGTTTCTTAAATAGatatgtgtcaatgagacaactctcgatccaaatcacaatttataaaaaaactagtgtaaaaccattgaaacgagaaaaccaacactcaatctatatgaaaacaagaaatgagaaacataaatataaacagaCGAAAACCAGTGTAAAGCCTGTTTAACCCTcagtattcatttttttgtacttgacagaatacttttcaaataaatgcaTCTTTTAGCGAAATCTCTctaattttgacattaaataaataaatcttataGTTCATTCTCCTTAATAAAGGTACCAGTAAATCCATCAATGACATCAGGTTTTATTGGAGGCGTATAAATGTAAGCATCCAAACCATATTGTAATTATGAGAAGAGaaactggaaaaaaaacatttcaacatCGTGCTGTCATGTGATGCCTTTATTAAGGAAAATTATCAGAGTTTGTTGTCAGCACAtcttaatgtttttgtcatttagcGAATAAATATCTGATAGcagatttttgatattttcacaAGTTTACTACACACTCAGTGCAATTAAGATATTCACATATTGATGACGAATGTACAAACAAATCAGGGAACgttgtatgattgcaaatgagattAAGTATCCACCTGAGACTAAAGAACCAGGATGtaaacaacaataggtcacagTACAGCAGCCTTTAGCAACCTAAAAccaacaagtgaaactgcaagctactgctcactgatgataccccccgcaagtggataattttaatagagaaaaaatatgcaagtgttcggtaaacaggaagttgtcaagtgatgaatctaaaaacgcatcacacggtatagctgacttatataaatcctgaaaccaaatttcataaatccttgtattgtagttcctgagaaaaatgagacgaaaattttcaacttggctatcatgtgtaaaatcatacaagtgttcggtaaacaggaagttgtcaagtgatcaatctgaaaacgcatcacacggtatggctgacatatataaatgttgataccaaattacagaaagggtggatgtgtagttcctgagaaaaatgtgacgaaagtttcatgggacggacggacggactgacagacagaggtaaaacagtataccccccttttttgaaagCAGGGGGAATAATTATGTATAGGATGCTATAAAAggaatgacaaaattaaataacactaTTCAAAGATCTTCCTACAGTGTTAAATCAAAAACCTTTAAGAACAAATTTATTGGAAGAACCATTCGATTTGATTTCTTTGTGTTTCAACAACACTTTTAAGCACCGCTTTTGGGCAACTATTTAATGGCTACCAGTTTTTATGGGTGGAGGAAGCTGGAGTGCCCAGAGAAAACCATTGACCTacaataggaaaactgacaatcctagtaaATTAAGATGTGAGTCTAGTGCACACACACCAGCAGGATTCCAACTATGaatacagtagtaactacttggACAACTCAGCCACTGAGGCCCCTTGAGAGAACCAATAAGTTAACATGAATTACATCTTAACTTGCAGACCTAATAAACAAGTTAAcatcaaatattaaacaaaaaacaacatgatCAGTCAAATATCCATGCCAAATCTTTTTACCTATTAAAGAGTTTAGTAACAGTTAAAATATTTGTGGTGACAAAAGTTACATATCTAATAATTAACCATTTCCTACAAAGAATATAATTGCGAATTGAAATAGGGAAGAGTGGAAAACAGCGGAAGGCCACCAATGCTTCTTCATTATACATTGAGAAAATCATGCACCTCTTGCATTCTTCAACTGCCCCTAAAAaaagtgtactagttcagtgatatgGGTCACCATACTATTTTTCAGACTTCAAGTATCCAAAAATGCCCAATTTTCTAGGATTGCACACGAAAAAACACGTTTTTGTGAATAAGATTTTGGTAAAGATAATGGGATAATTCAAACTATTGAGAATAAGCCATATTTGCCTTTCAGACTGGTGAGCTATACACATGAAAAAGGACATGCAATGAaatcagaaaagaaaaataaacccAACACTAAAATACTatgtaaatacatgaaatagattaaaaaaacacatgcaggtaaaggcataacaaaataaatatgaaagattTCAACCATATTTTTACTATCACAATAATAAAGTGTAATGAAAGTACAAAATTGTATGATCATTAGGTTTTAAAGAAATTGTTACTACAAtgtatttcaaagaaatttcCATATCTGGAGTGTACAATCAGTTTCAAAGTGTCAGTTGGCATGGTATAGTAAGtacatttaaacttttaaagtagacatttttgttcattttgctGTCAGactgaatgaatgaatgaatatattttattgcagaAGCAAACATAATGCTATagcaaaataacataatatacaATTACAATAATGACAGTAAACAAACAGAGAACAACACAAAAATCAAAGAGTagaatgctctgagggatacgattaccatagttttcattgacacatgtatagcagttctgccaaattttcatttaacaaatgcatgagatttggccaaaattgaaaagatcaaagaggaaaaaaaatagattcaAGAATACTGCCGCGAAAAAGCATGAACATACGTGAGTCTCAATCATTTTTGGCCGGTAACCCTggtacagctggatagtattattctctaaactaattcaactgcacatgcaaaatgtaacaatctgaatagtcactcaacttaaagaatagccaattcccgttacaagtgtatgagccatgtacttattgtgttttattgaattatagttatcctgtaCCATAATAAACTCGTACCACTAAAAAAACTTGTACCAATTCAAACTCGTACCAttgctaactcgtaccaacgtatttaaatgcattcaaatggtgttaaggaggctcgcgggtataagattttccgaaaaaaaataaacttttattttacattacaatttCGATACATTACCTTAAGTAGTtgtaactttatcatatggtacaaaaatcattccaaaaaaataattcgtgttgaccccaggtgacttttaaaatgtcgatatcattgaaaaagctctaaattatctccctttggtgaaaaaatgccattttttggcattaaaatataaatatcttttttaactcatcggtgacctatattttttattgttgttttcgaataagctgtacataaactaaataattgtaaaatttaaacgatttctgtaatttagttctttttttatttcgatattaccgctatttctggatccgcctatgttctagtttgaaagatcagttaaaatattaatgctttaaaacatatacataaatCATATATTAAATTGCACCcattctttttgtttattaaatttcaaaattatgtatGCGCTCACTCCTAAATGTGGCAGAATAGTCAACCAGTTGACGGTGGCCGCTTAcaggaagaagaagaagaagaagaaacattctttatttttgtctaagttttcatttaactcctgtgtaaaattcaagtaattcaactttatttctattaagtttacaaacagaaacccatataacatcatattttttaatatatttttctgaatggtacgacttcccagtagtacaagttaacttttttggttccaatgccgttgtacaagttaacttgcttccgtatcttatcaccgtaattctaggaggaaccctaaactggacccctgttgtgttcacttatcgctacactgaccttcggtgcgaagctatatatagaacggcggaccagtttaggaggaaccccatttctTACTCTAA
Above is a window of Mytilus trossulus isolate FHL-02 chromosome 4, PNRI_Mtr1.1.1.hap1, whole genome shotgun sequence DNA encoding:
- the LOC134713782 gene encoding probable G-protein coupled receptor 139 translates to MSETTMFMGNITENITITTSIIPEMGGDPPRRPTLPEILMAYSEYVWAVNLGIYVFPIIIGLGTIGNVLSFLIMIRRTMIITPTCFYMAILALSDTTILYVDCLRKWVFLMYGEDAWNINTAACRAFYYLSYSSFHYSVWIIVAMTTERFFAIRYPLKFLTIGSMRKTKVACLIILICVLLLNCQFTWSVKITETGQCVPEENYSNFHKEVMPWIDAVFYSFLPFVILITFNVSIICSFRKAHRRQKTLHGNPTSHKSASQNRSSINHRMTAMLLSVTFTFIIMTAPKSILLCIRNEVFMFLKYNTFDLQEIALYTLITRIADLCIYTNHAINFFLYCVSGQRFRKELKLLFLCHKSRSASLSLYSSKCPPSSHYQTMQTVSRGSYENDNGLESFHVMQTISSNLGSNNNENCQDVNKQNECENSL